The Pseudomonas sp. FP198 genomic interval CCAACAGATGCTCGATTTCATGATGGAAAATCAGCGGCAGCCCGGTGATTGCCAGCATCAGCAGGAACACCGTACAGATCAGGCTGCTCCAGGTGTGGACAAAGGACCAGCGGCGAATGGTTTTGCTTTTCATGATCGATCCGAATGCAAAAGGGCGCCTGCAGCAACAACTCTGTTCATTTTGGATTGAGTATCCATAGTGGCGAGGGAGCTTGCTCCCGCTGGACCGCGCAGCGGTCCCAGACTTTTAGGGCTGCTACGCAACCCAGCGGGAGCAAGCTCCCTCGCCACGGTTTTCCTTATACGAACAGCATTGCCCGACAGCGCGGCCTAAAAGGTTTTGCAAATGCTAACCGTTTACCATTTGTAATTCACGCTGGCGACGACGTTGCGTTGGTCTCCGTAGTAGCAATAGAAGCCGTCACAGGTGGACAGGTATTCCTTGTTGAAGAGGTTTTTCGCGTCCACCGCCACGGTGACGCCCTTGAGTGTCTTGTTCAAACGGCCCAGGTCGTAATGGGCCGAGGCGTCATAGACGGTATAGGAGCCGACATGCCCCCAATCGGTGTTGGTGGTGTTGCCGTAGGTGTCGCCGACATAACGCACGCCGGCACCCACGCCGAACCCGTCCAGCGGGCCGTTGTGCCAGGTGTAATCAGCCCATGCGGTGGCCTGGTTACGCGGAACCTGGGCCATGCGCTTGCCTTCTTCGGCCGCGGTGCCCTTGGTAATTTCGCTGTCGTTGTAGGTGTAGGAACCGACCAGCTTCAGGTTGTCGGTAACGTCGCCGGAGGCTTCCAGCTCAAGGCCGCGCACCTGGACTTCACCGACCTGGCGGGTGACATTGTTTTCGGTGACGGAGTTGTTTTTCTGGGTCAGGTCGAACACCGCAGCGGTCAACAAGGTCTTGGTGCCGGGCGGTTGGTACTTGATACCCGCCTCGTACTGTTCGCCCTCCGTCGGCTTGAACGCTTCGGTGCTGTTGACGGTTGAGCCTGCCGCCGCCTGGAACGACTGGGCGAAGGAAACGTAGGGCGTCACACCGTTATCGAAGACGTAGCTCAACGCCGCGTTGCCGCTGAATTTCTTGTCGCGCTGGGTGTTGGTGACATTGTTCTGGTTGTGGAACACGGTGCCGGTGTGAATCCAGTCTTCACGACCACCGAGGGTCAGGCGCCACTTGTCCAGGGCAATCTGGTCCTGGAAGTACAGGCCGGTCTGGTTGGTCTTCTGGTTGTAGTCATACATCGTGAAGTACTGGACGTTGGAAAAATCCTGTCCGTAGGTCGGGTTGTTGATATTGCTGGTCGGCACGCCAGTCGAACCCCAATCCCAACGCGAATTGCTGTTCGAGCGCTGGTGATCCAGACCCAGCAACAAGGTATGGCTCAGATCACCCGTCTGGAAATCGGCCTGGAAGTTGTTGTCCACGGCGAATTGGCTGATGTCTTCGTCGATCACGCTGGCGCTGCGCTTGACGTTGCCGTCGGCGTCCACCGATTGGTTCGGGCCATCCGGCCAGAACTGACCGCCGGCGGAGATGCCCTGGGTTTCCAGGTCGCTCTTGGTATAGCGCAGGTTCTGGCGGAACTGCCAAGTATCGTTCAGGCGATGTTCAAAGGCATAACCGAGCGCGTAGTAGGTGCGGTCGTAGAACTCCCAATCCGGATCACCGAGGTTCTTGTGATGGGAAATCTTGCCCGCCGGCGATGACAGCTTGGTGCCTTGCAGGGGCAGGAATTGCCCGGTGATGCCGGTGTCATCGCGGGTATATTGCGAGAGGAATGTCAGGCGGGTGTCGTCGTTGATGTTCCAGGTCAGGCTCGGGGCGATGTTGTAGCGCTTGTCCGGGATGTGATCGATCTGGGAGTTACTGTCGCGCACGGTACCGCTGAGCCGGTAGAGGAACTGACCTTCGTCGTCGACCTTGCCGGTGCTGTCGAAATTGATCTGCTTGTGCTCGTGGCTGCCGGCCTGCAACTCCACTTCATTGCTGCTCTCGGCTTGCGGGCGACGACTGACCATGTCGAGCATGCCGCCGGGTGGCGTCTGGCCGTAGACCGACGACGCCGGGCCTCGAAGCACGGCGATGCGCTCAAGGTTCCACGGCTCGATCTTCGGGGTGATGTAGTTGCCCCTGGGCAGCGGCAGGCCATCGAGGAACTGGGTCGGCACGAAGCCGCGCACCAGCAGCCAGTCATTGCGCGAGTCCGAACCGTAGCCGCTGCTCTGCACGCCGGCGGTGTAGCGCAGGGCATCGTTGAGGTTGAGCACGGAGCGGTCGTCCATCTGCTGGCGCGTGACCACCGAGACCGAGCGCGGCAGTTCGACGATCGGCGTGTCGGTCTTGGTGCCGGCGGCGGTGCGGGTGACCGCATAACCTTCGGTCGGGCCCCAGGCGGTTTCGCTGACGCCGGCGCCGATCACGCTGGTTTCCGGCAGCACCATGACGCCCTCTGGCACGGCCACCAGGCTGTAGGTGCCGGCGCTGCTTTGCTCCAGTTGCAGGCCGGTGCCGCGCAAGGCTTCACGCAGCGCACCGGTGGCGTCGAACTGGCCTTGGACCGGCGCCGAGGTTTTACCCGAAGCCAGTGCCGGGTTCAGGCTCAGGGCCAGGCCGGCCTGGCTGGCGATCTGGTTCAGAGTGCTGGCCAATGGCGCGGCGGGAAGATTGTAGGCGCGCACGCCGGACGCCTGCTCGGCGGCCAGCAGCGGACCGCTGGCCAGCGGGGCGGCGAAGGCGATGGCGACGGCCAACAGGCTGGGGCGCAACAGGGTGTCTAGCGGGCGGGACATACGGCGGCTCCTGAATGGAAATATTTCTCAATTGCCTGTGTGCCGGATGAAAACCGAAAAGTGATAGGGGTGGATGAAAATAATTTAGATTCAGATTGCGAGCGGTTTGGTGGTGGTGCAACTGGCCTCTTCGCGAGCAGGCTCGCTCCCACAGGGGTTCGCATTCCCTGGTGGGGGCGAGCCTGCTCGCGAAGGCGTCCTCACAGACGCAACATTTTCTAGCGCTTGGCTTCGACCCGCGGCGCCACCACCACCCACCAACGCGTGTGATGTTCGACCTGCACCGGCAACGTCGGCAGCAAAGCGGTCAACGCCAGGTTGGTGTCATGCAGCGGGAAACTGCCGGTAATGCGCAGGTCCGCAACCTTGGGCTCGACGCCCAGGTAGCCGCGCCGATAGCGCGCCAACTCACGGACCAGGTCTTCGAGTCGCGCGTTGTCCACCACCAGCATGCCGCGAGTCCAGGCATCGGCGCCGGGGCTCAGGGCCAAGGTTGGACCGAGGCCGTCGCGGCGCATCAGCACCTGCTGGCCTTCGCGCAGAATCTGCTCCTCAGCGGTCGCTTGCGGATGCGCGGCCACCGCGGATTTCAAAACACTCAGGCGTGTACCTTCGTCTTCGAGCCTGACCAGAAAGCGCGTGCCCAGGGCGCGCATGCTGCCCTCGCGAGTCTCGACGATGAACGGGCGCGGATCGTTGTGGCCGGTTTCCACCAGGATCTCGCCTTCCTGCAGGATGACGCGCCGCTGCTTGTCGTCAAAACGCACATCCAGCGCGCTGTGAGTGTTGAGGTTGATCAGCGTGCCGTCGGCCAGGCGCAACGTGCGCTGTTCACCGGTGGCGGTGCGCTGGTCGGCCAGCCAGTAATCCAGCGGCAGGTAACGCTCGCCGGCGAACAGCGCCAGGCCGATGACCGCGACGACACTGGCCAGGCCGCTGCCGATCTTGCGTACCCGCCGCCGGATGCTGACCCGCGATTGCAGCAGCGCCGCACGCGCCGGGCCGCTGGCGACGCTGAAACGCTGGTCGAGCATGCCCAGTTGTTGCCAGGCGCGTGCATGCTCCTCATCGGCGGCGTGCCATTGAGCGAAGGCTTCACGCTCCTGAGGGCTGCCATTGCCTGAGTCCAGGGACAATTGCCAGGCGATGGCCGCGTCCAACACCCGCGCCGAGACTGGCTTGGAAGAGGCCAGGGTCATGTCGGCTCACCGTAAAGGGCGATGTAGCACTGCCGCACGCCTTGGGCCAGGTATTGGCGCACCCTTGGCACCGAAACCCCCAGGCGCTCGGCAATTTCAGCGTGGCCGAGGCCGTCGAGGCGGTTATAGAGGAAGGCCGCGCGCGCCTTGCTCGACAATTTGCCGAGCAGGCGGTCGATGTTCCTGAGGTCTTCGAGGATCATCTGCTGCTCCTCTATCGAAGGTT includes:
- a CDS encoding TonB-dependent siderophore receptor, whose translation is MSRPLDTLLRPSLLAVAIAFAAPLASGPLLAAEQASGVRAYNLPAAPLASTLNQIASQAGLALSLNPALASGKTSAPVQGQFDATGALREALRGTGLQLEQSSAGTYSLVAVPEGVMVLPETSVIGAGVSETAWGPTEGYAVTRTAAGTKTDTPIVELPRSVSVVTRQQMDDRSVLNLNDALRYTAGVQSSGYGSDSRNDWLLVRGFVPTQFLDGLPLPRGNYITPKIEPWNLERIAVLRGPASSVYGQTPPGGMLDMVSRRPQAESSNEVELQAGSHEHKQINFDSTGKVDDEGQFLYRLSGTVRDSNSQIDHIPDKRYNIAPSLTWNINDDTRLTFLSQYTRDDTGITGQFLPLQGTKLSSPAGKISHHKNLGDPDWEFYDRTYYALGYAFEHRLNDTWQFRQNLRYTKSDLETQGISAGGQFWPDGPNQSVDADGNVKRSASVIDEDISQFAVDNNFQADFQTGDLSHTLLLGLDHQRSNSNSRWDWGSTGVPTSNINNPTYGQDFSNVQYFTMYDYNQKTNQTGLYFQDQIALDKWRLTLGGREDWIHTGTVFHNQNNVTNTQRDKKFSGNAALSYVFDNGVTPYVSFAQSFQAAAGSTVNSTEAFKPTEGEQYEAGIKYQPPGTKTLLTAAVFDLTQKNNSVTENNVTRQVGEVQVRGLELEASGDVTDNLKLVGSYTYNDSEITKGTAAEEGKRMAQVPRNQATAWADYTWHNGPLDGFGVGAGVRYVGDTYGNTTNTDWGHVGSYTVYDASAHYDLGRLNKTLKGVTVAVDAKNLFNKEYLSTCDGFYCYYGDQRNVVASVNYKW
- a CDS encoding FecR domain-containing protein: MTLASSKPVSARVLDAAIAWQLSLDSGNGSPQEREAFAQWHAADEEHARAWQQLGMLDQRFSVASGPARAALLQSRVSIRRRVRKIGSGLASVVAVIGLALFAGERYLPLDYWLADQRTATGEQRTLRLADGTLINLNTHSALDVRFDDKQRRVILQEGEILVETGHNDPRPFIVETREGSMRALGTRFLVRLEDEGTRLSVLKSAVAAHPQATAEEQILREGQQVLMRRDGLGPTLALSPGADAWTRGMLVVDNARLEDLVRELARYRRGYLGVEPKVADLRITGSFPLHDTNLALTALLPTLPVQVEHHTRWWVVVAPRVEAKR